A genome region from Brassica oleracea var. oleracea cultivar TO1000 chromosome C2, BOL, whole genome shotgun sequence includes the following:
- the LOC106324154 gene encoding uncharacterized protein LOC106324154: MAAEIDVSINVRAFEELTYLKSMGEGLYSIQMRPNYNIIVGHPNRTNNWQRFYFYVKSDEFAFEEPPGDTFLDHPDTAAYPEEFRENARAVALLAQESWDNITVERIRRVIDRISRKDWRSDLLPLVTGRKRRFSLLTRAEQGKITTAREMKALPDLSAIIGKRLSGSSSDVPSRTPHGVDRRESPPAVIRPSPVPDSVGSEPSREILEIAAEVRQNEPPQKKKKKHAEKDPVPSVGAENRELVVHEESSRGNAASPSGPSVDRGSDGRDHSKTPEGRREAGVSQSITATTPRSTPSAPGGSSTRKKGPVKFPDHVEFKYDGDTPLAYDPEECAELVHQIRGGAKDMPPVKDLIFKDAYVDAARTKVLSDGSLNYVVELYDTALKGTISKLKNTERLVRVNNSALDLKTSEFKAVIEKAETEHSRLLAEKKAQKAKFTEKFGELKGKFKTAGEKIRVLEREKASLEEEKAAWEKEKAATALRHLKEINRLRDSRSYEVTLERVRVQTEMIAKCNRHFNNIREREAHRDDLDTARCLYSQAFGAKKCLEALKEKGIDIPQESIDLFAGQEKEYGEEAARPDVGEIPEEYLCMSSLALASKFLNENDLAAIDPYGSNAGLINAGTAVILQTPCSSQGEPSAERSAVPLVEGSTAPPVLPSSDPGSAPLGASSMVDEEAPDPVLPAEGRETRPGLDDLVELSDSSIERSGQNESSDGAPPGVGED; this comes from the exons ATGGCGGCTGAGATCGACGTGTCGATAAATGTTCGAGCCTTCGAGGAGTTGACGTATCTTAAGTCGATGGGGGAAGGGTTGTACTCGATCCAGATGAGGCCGAACTACAACATTATCGTCGGGCATCCCAACAGGACGAACAACTGGCAGCGTTTTTATTTCTACGTCAAGTCGGATGAGTTTGCTTTCGAGGAGCCTCCCGGCGACACCTTTC TTGATCATCCGGATACGGCGGCTTATCCCGAAGAATTTAGGGAGAACGCTCGGGCTGTCGCACTGCTCGCTCAAGAAAGTTGGGATAATATTACTGTGGAAAGGATTCGGCGAGTCATCGACAGGATCTCGCGAA AGGATTGGAGATCTGATCTTTTGCCACTAGTGACTGGTCGCAAACGTCGGTTTTCATTATTAACGAGAGCGGAACAGGGAAAGATCACCACTGCAAGAGAGATGAAGGCCCTTCCAGACTTAAGTGCAATCATCGGGAAAAGATTGAGTGGCTCGTCTAGTGACGTGCCGTCAAGGACTCCTCACGGAGTTGATCGCAGGGAGTCTCCTCCAGCGGTCATTCGACCATCGCCGGTTCCCGACTCTGTCGGTTCCGAACCTTCAAGGGAAATTTTG GAAATTGCTGCCGAGGTTCGTCAGAATGAACCTCCCCAAAAGAAGAAGAAGAAGCATGCTGAAAAGGACCCGGTACCGAGTGTCGGGGCAGAGAATCGAGAGCTCGTGGTTCACGAAGAGTCGAGTCGTGGTAACGCGGCTTCGCCTTCTGGGCCATCTGTTGATCGAGGTTCTGACGGCCGAGACCATTCTAAGACGCCCGAAGGGAGGCGCGAAGCAGGAGTTTCTCAATCGATCACTGCCACCACTCCTCGTTCTACACCGTCGGCCCCCGGAGGCAGCTCTACTCGAAAGAAAGGTCCCGTCAAGTTCCCTGATCACGTGGAGTTCAAATACGACGGTGACACGCCGCTCGCCTACGACCCGGAGGAATGCGCCGAGTTAGTTCACCAAATCCGAGGAGGTGCAAAAGATATGCCGCCGGTTAAAGACCTTATCTTCAAGGATGCTTATGTCGATGCGGCAAGGACCAAGGTTCTG AGTGATGGTAGCTTGAATTACGTCGTTGAGCTGTACGACACGGCCTTGAAAGGAACTATCTCCAAGTTGAAGAACACTGAAAGGCTCGTGCGAGTGAATAACTCAGCTCTTGACCTTAAAACGAGTGAGTTCAAAGCAGTGATCGAGAAGGCTGAGACAGAGCATAGTCGATTACTCGCAGAGAAGAAGGCCCAGAAGGCGAAGTTCACGGAGAAGTTTGGAGAGCTGAAGGGCAAATTCAAGACTGCTGGCGAGAAGATCAGAGTTCTTGAGCGAGAAAAAGCCTCTCTTGAGGAAGAGAAGGCCGCTTGGGAGAAGGAGAAGGCCGCTACAGCCTTAAGGCATCTGAAGGAGATTAATCGGTTGAGGGACTCCCGAAGCTACGAGGTTACCCTTGAGAGGGTCCGCGTCCAGACTGAGATGATCGCAAAGTGCAATAGGCACTTCAACAACATTCGCGAGCGGGAGGCTCATCGTGATGATTTAGACACCGCGAGGTGTCTCTACAGTCAAGCATTCGGGGCGAAGAAATGTCTTGAGGCGCTTAAGGAGAAAGGGATCGACATCCCTCAGGAATCGATCGATCTGTTCGCCGGGCAGGAAAAAGAGTATGGTGAAGAAGCCGCTCGCCCTGATGTGGGTGAAATTCCTGAAGAGTATCTCTGCATGTCTTCTCTCGCTCTAGCGTCTAAGTTCCTCAACGAGAACGACCTGGCGGCGATCGATCCGTATGGGTCGAACGCTGGTTTGATCAATGCCGGAACCGCTGTTATCCTTCAGACTCCATGCAGCTCGCAAGGCGAGCCGTCAGCTGAGAGGTCGGCGGTTCCGTTGGTCGAGGGATCGACAGCTCCTCCCGTACTTCCCTCGAGTGATCCTGGTTCAGCTCCCTTAGGAGCAAGCTCTATGGTTGATGAAGAGGCACCAGATCCGGTCCTCCCCGCTGAAGGAAGAGAAACGAGACCCGGTCTTGATGACCTGGTCGAGTTGTCTGATTCTTCGATCGAAAGAAGCGGCCAGAACGAGTCCAGCGACGGAGCACCTCCCGGAGTAGGGGAAGATTAG
- the LOC106326465 gene encoding protein UNUSUAL FLORAL ORGANS, which translates to MERNMFITNPSAHLPFSYTFTSSSNSSTTTSTTTDSTSGQWMDGRIWSKLPPSLLDRIIAFLPPPAFFRSRCVCKRFYGLLFSNTFLEIYLQLLPPRHNCFLFFKHKTLKSYIYKRGGGGGANDDGSNKAEGFLFDPNEIRWYRLSFPYIPSGFYPSGSSGGLVSWVSEEAGLKTILLCNPLVGSVSQLPPMSRPRLFPSIGLSVTPTSIDVTVAGDDLISPYAVKNLSSESFHVDAGGFFSLWAMVSSLPRLCSLESGKMVYVGGKFYCMNYSPFSVLCYEVTGNRWIKIQAPMRRFLRSPSLLESKGRLVLVAAVEKSKLNVPKSLRLWSLQQDNATWVEIERMPQPLYTQFAVEEGGKGFECVGNQEFVMIVLRRASLQLLFDMVRKSWLWVPPCPYSRGSSGGVGSGGSEGEVLQGFAYDPVLTTPVVSLLDQLALPFPGAC; encoded by the coding sequence ATGGAAAGAAATATGTTCATCACTAACCCATCTGCACACTTACCGTTCTCTTACACCTTCACCAGTAGCAGCAACAGTAGCACAACCACTAGCACAACCACAGATTCAACCTCCGGTCAGTGGATGGACGGTCGGATTTGGAGCAAGCTACCTCCTTCGCTTCTTGACCGTATCATCGCTTTTCTTCCACCTCCAGCGTTTTTCCGGTCACGTTGCGTCTGCAAGAGATTCTACGGTCTACTTTTCTCCAATACTTTCCTCGAGATATATCTACAACTACTTCCTCCCCGACACAACTGTTTCCTCTTCTTCAAACACAAAACCCTCAAAAGCTACATCTACAAGAGAGGAGGTGGAGGAGGAGCAAACGATGATGGTTCCAATAAAGCTGAAGGCTTCTTGTTTGACCCTAATGAAATCAGATGGTATCGTCTCTCTTTTCCTTACATCCCTTCAGGGTTTTATCCTTCAGGTTCATCTGGAGGGTTGGTGAGTTGGGTCTCTGAAGAAGCTGGTCTCAAAACCATTCTATTATGTAACCCTCTTGTTGGATCCGTGAGTCAGTTGCCACCAATGTCAAGGCCAAGGCTGTTCCCTTCGATAGGTCTCTCAGTAACTCCAACTTCCATTGATGTTACCGTCGCCGGAGACGACCTCATATCTCCTTACGCCGTGAAAAACCTCTCCTCGGAGAGTTTCCACGTTGACGCCGGAGGGTTCTTCTCCCTTTGGGCGATGGTTTCTTCTCTGCCGCGGCTTTGTAGCTTGGAATCAGGTAAGATGGTTTACGTGGGAGGCAAGTTTTATTGTATGAACTATAGCCCTTTTAGCGTTTTGTGCTATGAGGTTACGGGAAACCGTTGGATCAAGATCCAAGCTCCGATGAGGAGATTTCTCCGGTCTCCAAGCTTGTTAGAGAGCAAAGGAAGGCTCGTTCTCGTGGCGGCCGTTGAGAAAAGCAAGCTTAACGTTCCCAAAAGCCTTAGGCTTTGGAGTTTGCAGCAAGATAACGCCACGTGGGTCGAGATCGAAAGGATGCCTCAGCCGCTCTACACACAGTTTGCAGTGGAAGAAGGCGGAAAAGGGTTCGAGTGTGTCGGAAACCAAGAGTTTGTAATGATTGTGTTAAGAAGGGCTTCACTTCAGTTGCTGTTTGATATGGTGAGAAAGAGTTGGTTGTGGGTCCCACCGTGTCCATACTCCCGTGGCAGCAGTGGCGGTGTTGGCTCAGGTGGTTCAGAGGGAGAGGTGCTGCAGGGTTTTGCTTATGACCCGGTACTTACTACACCCGTGGTTAGTCTTCTTGATCAGTTAGCACTTCCATTTCCTGGAGCCTGTTAG
- the LOC106324156 gene encoding uncharacterized protein LOC106324156 has protein sequence MAILEAIGKRLQFMQWLTTIMLVEHDSDGDEWHNNPCSTHTMPCFPMFRITSQHDDVLSKRFSRSAYKREWNFYLLRTIDEFLSEYLHYLFKQNTQNTMTDNLRRAMQDIDLGSEDAPFVLPPEVVRQAAAENRFILIGRPSMPRRQNLRNLVATMPRVWGLEGLARGRVIEGRRFQFFFPSEEAMDTVVRRGPWAYADRMIVLQRWTPLMDMALLNFIPFWIQVRGIPLQYMNREVILHIARAMGHQYIQMEYNEETGGQMEFVRFRLNWDITQPLKFQRNFQFTPGINTLLRFQYERLRGFCEVCGLITHDSGRCLNQNGGPEEGPDDGDDGADDHMNEAEHQGNPGVHIEEINEEEANEGDQDHLREVQEEHQPAEIQRPEDEVTEEVMSPEEEPHDDDWLWAGVAMPNMYSDDINSGEMFSISPFAECSDGRASLKRKTWLE, from the coding sequence ATGGCGATTCTAGAGGCGATTGGAAAACGGTTACAATTCATGCAATGGCTCACCACGATCATGTTGGTTGAGCATGATTCTGATGGCGATGAGTGGCACAACAACCCATGTTCTACCCACACGATGCCCTGTTTCCCCATGTTCAGAATAACTTCTCAACATGATGACGTATTAAGTAAGAGATTTAGTAGAAGTGCCTATAAAAGAGAATGGAACTTCTATCTTCTTCGTACTATTGATGAATTCCTTTCAGAATATCTACATTATCTTTTCAAGCAAAATACGCAAAACACGATGACAGACAATCTCAGACGTGCCATGCAAGACATCGACTTAGGAAGTGAGGACGCTCCCTTTGTTCTTCCCCCTGAAGTGGTGAGACAAGCAGCGGCAGAGAACCGTTTCATCCTTATTGGACGTCCCTCTATGCCTCGTCGACAAAATTTGCGCAACCTTGTTGCCACCATGCCTCGGGTTTGGGGATTGGAAGGACTTGCTCGTGGTCGTGTTATAGAGGGGAGAAGATTCCAATTTTTTTTCCCTTCTGAGGAAGCGATGGATACGGTGGTTCGACGTGGGCCTTGGGCGTATGCAGACAGGATGATTGTCCTTCAACGGTGGACACCTCTGATGGACATGGCGTTGCTCAATTTTATCCCGTTCTGGATCCAAGTGAGGGGTATTCCGCTCCAGTACATGAACCGGGAAGTGATTCTGCATATTGCTCGTGCTATGGGTCATCAATATATCCAGATGGAGTATAATGAAGAAACAGGAGGACAGATGGAGTTTGTGCGGTTTCGTCTTAACTGGGACATCACACAACCACTCAAGTTTCAGAGAAACTTCCAGTTTACTCCTGGTATCAATACTCTCCTTCGTTTTCAGTATGAGCGATTGAGAGGTTTCTGTGAAGTTTGCGGTCTTATCACACATGATTCGGGTCGCTGCTTAAATCAGAATGGAGGACCTGAGGAAGGGCCAGACGATGGAGATGATGGAGCAGATGATCATATGAATGAGGCTGAACATCAGGGCAACCCTGGAGTACATATTGAAGAAATCAACGAGGAGGAGGCGAACGAGGGAGATCAAGATCATTTACGTGAAGTACAAGAAGAGCACCAGCCTGCTGAGATTCAAAGGCCTGAAGATGAAGTGACTGAAGAAGTAATGAGTCCAGAAGAAGAGCCACATGATGATGATTGGCTGTGGGCTGGTGTAGCTATGCCTAACATGTATTCCGACGATATCAACTCAGGAGAAATGTTCTCTATATCTCCGTTTGCAGAATGCTCTGATGGTCGTGCTTCTCTGAAGAGAAAGACATGGTTGGAATAA
- the LOC106327850 gene encoding protein SUPPRESSOR OF FRI 4-like isoform X2: protein MGKKKKRATEKVWCYYCDREFEDEKILVQHQKAKHFKCHACHKKLSTASGMVIHVLQVHKENVTKVPNAKDGRDSTDIEIYGMQGIPPHLLAAHYGEEEEESLAKVAKVEIPSVPIGAAVPRPYGMVYQPQQVPGAVRPMYYPGASIRPPGPAWPMPPPPQQWYPHNPAVSVHPPAHLGYHPQQLFPVHGMGMTVPTSSNVANGVTPSSSPAMPVSQPLFPVVNSITPSQASVNAYPPNNSFPVGGTNPHSYASGPDTSGPSIGPPPVIANKAPTSQPNEVYLVWDDEAMSMEERRMFLPKYKVHDETSQMNSINEAIDRRISESRLAGRMAF, encoded by the exons ATGGGGAAGAAGAAGAAGAGAGCGACGGAGAAGGTGTGGTGCTATTACTGCGACAGAGAGTTCGAGGACGAGAAGATACTAGTGCAGCACCAGAAAGCGAAACACTTCAAGTGCCATGCCTGCCACAAGAAGCTCTCTACAGCTAGCGGAATGGTCATTCATGTCCTTCAGGTTCATAAAGAGAACGTTACAAA GGTTCCTAATGCTAAAGACGGTCGAGATTCAACTGATATTGAAATATACGGAATGCAAGGAATCCCACCTCATCTCTTGGCTGCTCACTACGGAGAAGAAG AGGAAGAGTCTCTAGCCAAAGTTGCAAAAGTTGAGATTCCTTCCGTCCCTATTGGTGCCGCAGTTCCTAGACCTTACGGAATGGTATATCAACCTCAACAAGTGCCTGGTGCTGTGCGACCTAT GTACTATCCCGGTGCTTCTATTCGGCCTCCTGGTCCTGCATGGCCTATGCCTCCTCCACCGCAACAATGGTATCCACATAATCCAGCGGTTTCTGTTCATCCACCTGCCCATTTAGGGTATCATCCACAACAACTCTTTCCCGTTCATGGTATGGGGATGACTGTGCCAACATCATCTAATGTAGCCAATGGAGTCACTCCTTCATCATCTCCCGCAATGCCGGTTTCTCAACCTCTGTTCCCTGTTGTGAATAGCATCACTCCTTCCCAAGCTTCAGTGAATGCATATCCGCCTAATAACTCTTTTCCAG TGGGTGGGACTAATCCTCATTCGTATGCTTCTGGTCCAGACACTAGTGGTCCTTCAATCGGTCCACCTCCTGTGATTGCAAACAAAGCTCCTACCTCTCAGCCTAATGAGGTCTATCTTGTATGGGATGATGAAGCAATGTCGATG GAGGAAAGAAGAATGTTCTTACCGAAATACAAGGTGCATGATGAAACTAGCCAG ATGAACTCGATAAATGAAGCCATAGACAGACGAATCTCAGAGAGTAGGCTTGCTGGGCGGATGGCATTTTAA
- the LOC106327850 gene encoding protein SUPPRESSOR OF FRI 4-like isoform X1, which yields MGKKKKRATEKVWCYYCDREFEDEKILVQHQKAKHFKCHACHKKLSTASGMVIHVLQVHKENVTKVPNAKDGRDSTDIEIYGMQGIPPHLLAAHYGEEEEESLAKVAKVEIPSVPIGAAVPRPYGMVYQPQQVPGAVRPMYYPGASIRPPGPAWPMPPPPQQWYPHNPAVSVHPPAHLGYHPQQLFPVHGMGMTVPTSSNVANGVTPSSSPAMPVSQPLFPVVNSITPSQASVNAYPPNNSFPVGGTNPHSYASGPDTSGPSIGPPPVIANKAPTSQPNEVYLVWDDEAMSMEERRMFLPKYKVHDETSQVSSEISLLKLKVRLLCTSNPFGRLYLCLFL from the exons ATGGGGAAGAAGAAGAAGAGAGCGACGGAGAAGGTGTGGTGCTATTACTGCGACAGAGAGTTCGAGGACGAGAAGATACTAGTGCAGCACCAGAAAGCGAAACACTTCAAGTGCCATGCCTGCCACAAGAAGCTCTCTACAGCTAGCGGAATGGTCATTCATGTCCTTCAGGTTCATAAAGAGAACGTTACAAA GGTTCCTAATGCTAAAGACGGTCGAGATTCAACTGATATTGAAATATACGGAATGCAAGGAATCCCACCTCATCTCTTGGCTGCTCACTACGGAGAAGAAG AGGAAGAGTCTCTAGCCAAAGTTGCAAAAGTTGAGATTCCTTCCGTCCCTATTGGTGCCGCAGTTCCTAGACCTTACGGAATGGTATATCAACCTCAACAAGTGCCTGGTGCTGTGCGACCTAT GTACTATCCCGGTGCTTCTATTCGGCCTCCTGGTCCTGCATGGCCTATGCCTCCTCCACCGCAACAATGGTATCCACATAATCCAGCGGTTTCTGTTCATCCACCTGCCCATTTAGGGTATCATCCACAACAACTCTTTCCCGTTCATGGTATGGGGATGACTGTGCCAACATCATCTAATGTAGCCAATGGAGTCACTCCTTCATCATCTCCCGCAATGCCGGTTTCTCAACCTCTGTTCCCTGTTGTGAATAGCATCACTCCTTCCCAAGCTTCAGTGAATGCATATCCGCCTAATAACTCTTTTCCAG TGGGTGGGACTAATCCTCATTCGTATGCTTCTGGTCCAGACACTAGTGGTCCTTCAATCGGTCCACCTCCTGTGATTGCAAACAAAGCTCCTACCTCTCAGCCTAATGAGGTCTATCTTGTATGGGATGATGAAGCAATGTCGATG GAGGAAAGAAGAATGTTCTTACCGAAATACAAGGTGCATGATGAAACTAGCCAGGTAAGTTCTGAAATTTCCCTTTTAAAGTTAAAGGTGCGTTTGCTTTGCACGTCTAACCCATTCGGTAGGCTTTATTTATGCCTTTTTCTTTAA